The following are encoded together in the Acidobacteriota bacterium genome:
- the rsmH gene encoding 16S rRNA (cytosine(1402)-N(4))-methyltransferase RsmH — protein MSLEGLLTCNAEPSLQHRTVLADAAVAHLVHDPDGLYVDGTVGHGGHAELIARRLSPQGRLVAVDRDEQALTLAATRLNGFGKQVTFCRDNFKNLPLILNRLGITAIHGLLLDLGVSTLQLLDPERGFSFATEGPLDMRMDQTQKVTAAQLVNSLPEEELANLIFTYGEERHSRRIARRICEVRQLRRIASTAELADIVERALGPRRPGQIHPATRTFQALRIAVNNELEGLGDLVQKMVDLLLPGGRLVVISFHSLEDRIVKRNFQLLAGHCICRRPPDLCGCPRRERVRLITRKPEVPTAEEIRLNPRARSAKMRVAERI, from the coding sequence ATGTCATTGGAAGGACTATTGACCTGCAACGCCGAACCATCGCTCCAGCACCGGACCGTCCTGGCGGACGCAGCGGTGGCGCATCTGGTGCATGATCCGGACGGCCTCTACGTGGACGGCACCGTGGGCCACGGCGGCCACGCCGAGCTGATCGCCCGCCGCCTGTCGCCGCAAGGCCGCCTGGTGGCCGTGGATCGCGACGAGCAGGCGCTCACGCTGGCCGCCACCCGGCTGAACGGCTTCGGCAAGCAAGTCACCTTCTGCCGCGACAACTTCAAGAACCTGCCCCTCATCCTGAACCGGCTGGGCATCACCGCCATCCACGGGCTGCTCCTGGACCTGGGCGTCTCCACCCTCCAGCTCCTCGACCCGGAGCGGGGTTTCTCCTTCGCCACCGAGGGCCCGCTGGACATGCGGATGGACCAGACTCAGAAGGTCACCGCCGCCCAGCTCGTGAACAGCCTGCCGGAAGAGGAGCTGGCCAACCTGATTTTCACCTACGGCGAGGAGCGCCACTCCCGTCGCATCGCCCGGCGGATTTGCGAGGTGCGGCAGCTGCGCCGCATCGCCTCCACCGCCGAGCTGGCCGACATCGTGGAGCGGGCCCTGGGGCCGCGCCGACCCGGCCAGATCCACCCGGCCACCCGCACCTTTCAAGCGCTGCGGATCGCCGTAAACAACGAACTCGAAGGGCTGGGCGACCTGGTCCAGAAGATGGTCGACCTGCTGCTCCCCGGCGGACGGCTCGTGGTCATCAGCTTCCATTCGCTCGAGGACCGGATCGTCAAGCGGAACTTCCAGCTTCTGGCCGGACACTGCATCTGCCGGCGACCGCCCGACTTGTGCGGCTGCCCGCGCCGGGAGCGCGTCCGGTTGATCACCCGCAAGCCGGAGGTGCCGACGGCCGAAGAGATCCGGCTCAACCCGAGGGCGCGGAGCGCCAAGATGCGGGTCGCGGAACGGATTTGA